A single window of Lacerta agilis isolate rLacAgi1 chromosome 12, rLacAgi1.pri, whole genome shotgun sequence DNA harbors:
- the RHEB gene encoding GTP-binding protein Rheb: MPPSKSRKIAILGYRSVGKSSLTIQFVEGQFVDSYDPTIENTFTKLITVNGQEYHLQVVDTAGQDEYSIFPQTYSIDINGYILVYSVTSIKSFEVIKVIHGKLLDMVGKVQIPIMLVGNKKDLHMERVISYEEGKALAESWNAAFLESSAKENQTAVDVFRRIILEAEKIDGASSQGKSSCSVM; this comes from the exons GGAAATCATCGTTGACGATTCAGTTTGTGGAAGGCCAGTTCGTTGATTCATATGATCCTACCATAGAGAACA CATTCACAAAGCTGATTACAGTAAATGGGCAGGAATATCATCTTCAAGTAGTTGACACAGCTGGCCAA GATGAATATTCAATATTTCCTCAGACGTACTCCATAGACATTAATGGATACATTCTTGTTTACTCAGTCACATCAATAAAAAG ttttgaaGTGATTAAAGTTATCCATGGCAAGTTATTGGATATGGTGGGAAAAGTCCA GATCCCCATTATGTTGGTTGGAAATAAAAAGGACCTGCACATGGAACG GGTGATCAGCTATGAAGAAGGGAAAGCTTTAGCGGAATCCTGGAATGCAGCTTTCTTGGAATCTTCTGCTAAAGAAAACCAG ACTGCTGTTGACGTCTTCAGAAGGATAATTTTGGAGGCAGAGAAAATTGACGGGGCATCTTCACAAGGGAAGTCTTCATGCTCGGTGATGTGA